One genomic region from Zalophus californianus isolate mZalCal1 chromosome 12, mZalCal1.pri.v2, whole genome shotgun sequence encodes:
- the LOC113911634 gene encoding 60S ribosomal protein L37a-like has product MAKRTKKVGIVGKYGTRYGASLRKMVKKIEISQHAKYTCSFCGKTKMKRRAVRIWHCGSCMKTVAGGAWTYNTTSAVTVKSAIRRLKVLKDQ; this is encoded by the coding sequence ATGGCTAAACGCACCAAGAAGGTCGGAATTGTGGGTAAATACGGGACCCGTTATGGTGCCTCCCTCAGGAAAATGGTGAAGAAGATTGAAATAAGCCAGCACGCCAAGTACACTTGCTCCTTCTGTggcaaaacaaagatgaaaagacgAGCTGTGAGGATCTGGCATTGTGGCTCCTGCATGAAAACCGTCGCTGGTGGCGCTTGGACCTACAACACCACTTCTGCTGTCACAGTAAAGTCCGCTATCAGAAGACTGAAGGTGTTGAAAGACCAGTAG